A region of Corvus cornix cornix isolate S_Up_H32 chromosome 3, ASM73873v5, whole genome shotgun sequence DNA encodes the following proteins:
- the LOC104685416 gene encoding retinol dehydrogenase 14: MAAALPALALGAGLLVAAWRWLWGAARPVRGGSMRGKTVIITGANSGLGRAAAAELLRMRARVIMGCRDRARAERAAREIRAEVGEQADGAGELVVRELDLASLRSVRAFCHRVLQEESRLDVLINNAGIFQCPYMKTEDGFEMQFGVNHLGHFLLTNLLLGLLKNSAPSRIVVVSSKLYKYGEINFEDLNSEISYNKSFCYSRSKLANILFARELARRLEGTGVTVNSLHPGIVRTNLGRHVNIPLLAKPLFNLVSWAFFKTPLEGAQTSIYLASSPDVEGVSGKYFGDCKEEELLPKAMDDLVARKLWDISEVMVGLLK, encoded by the exons ATGGCCGCGGCGCTGCCGGCGCTGGCCCTGGGCGcggggctgctggtggccgCCTGGCGCTGGCTGtggggcgcggcgcggcccgTGCGCGGGGGCTCCATGCGGGGCAAGACCGTCATCATCACCGGCGCCAACAgcgggctgggccgggcggcggcggcagagCTGCTGCGGATGCGGGCCCGCGTCATCATGGGCTGCCGCGACCGGGCGCGGGCCGAGCGGGCGGCCCGCGAGATCCGGGCTGAGGTGGGCGAGCAGGCGGACGGCGCGGGCGAGCTGGTGGTCCGCGAGCTGGACCTGGCCTCGCTGCGCTCCGTGCGCGCCTTCTGCCACCGCGTCCTGCAG GAAGAGTCAAGGCTGGATGTTCTGATAAATAATGCAGGCATATTCCAGTGTCCATACATGAAGACGGAGGATGGTTTTGAGATGCAGTTCGGTGTAAACCACTTGGGCCACTTCTTGCTCACCAACCTTCTTCTGGGCCTCCTCAAAAATTCTGCCCCGAGCAGGATTGTTGTAGTATCCTCAAAGCTTTACAAATATGGAGAGATCAACTTTGAAGACTTGAACAGTGAAATAAGCTACAATAAAAGCTTTTGTTACAGCCGAAGTAAACTGGCTAACATATTATTTGCCAGGGAGTTGGCCCGTCGGTTGGAAGGGACAGGAGTCACCGTGAACTCGCTTCATCCTGGGATTGTCAGAACAAATCTAGGCAGGCATGTGAATATTCCTTTGCTGGCCAAACCTCTGTTCAACTTGGTGTCATGGGCTTTCTTCAAAACGCCTCTGGAAGGAGCCCAGACATCTATTTATTTGGCCTCTTCTCCTGATGTTGAAGGTGTGTCAGGAAAGTATTTTGGAGACTGCAAAGAGGAAGAACTCCTGCCCAAAGCCATGGATGACTTGGTTGCAAGAAAATTGTGGGATATCAGTGAAGTGATGGTTGGCTTACTGAAGTAA